The segment TCCAGGATTTACCAGGAATATATGGTCAAATGCCAAATATGGAAGAGAAGATATTTTTTCTCCTCTACCTTCACCCAGGGCAGTGGATCCTTCCAGAAAGAAATTTATATCACTTCCCCAAAGAGCAGCAATCTCATGCATCTCCTTATTAGAAAGTTGCAAATTCCAGAGACTATTTAATGCGATTATTGTCGTGGCTGCATTGCTGCTGCCCCCTCCAAGTCCCGCAGAAATCGGAATTCTTTTTTCTAAATCTACAATAACACCTGATTTCACGTTATATTTTTCTTTTATAAAGACCGCTACCTTATATATCAGATTATCTTCTTCTTTAAGAAAATCTGTATCAGCCAA is part of the Candidatus Stygibacter australis genome and harbors:
- the ispE gene encoding 4-(cytidine 5'-diphospho)-2-C-methyl-D-erythritol kinase, encoding MEKVIKCKSYAKINLFFEILRKREDGYHEIQTIFSLIDVYDRLNFVLTKNSGVKILADTDFLKEEDNLIYKVAVFIKEKYNVKSGVIVDLEKRIPISAGLGGGSSNAATTIIALNSLWNLQLSNKEMHEIAALWGSDINFFLEGSTALGEGRGEKISSLPYLAFDHIFLVNPG